TGCCGACCTTCCCGCTGGTCATGGCCGTGCTGCTGGGCATCGCGCTCACCTTCGTCTACACGGGCGGCCAGGTGGCCGTGATCGTGACGGACTTCGTGCAGGGCGTGTTCGTCAACCTGGTCTTCGTGGCGTTGGTGCTCTACCTGTTCGGCCACGTGCACTGGGAGCAGATCCTCGAGACGCTCAACATGGCCCCCGAGCGCGCGAGCCTGATCAACCCCTTCCAGACCAGCCAGGTCGAGGACTTCAACTTCGTCTACTTCCTGATCGGGATCTTCGGCCTGCTCTACGGCACCATGAGCTGGCAGGGGACACAGGCCTACAACGCGTCGGGCATCAGCGCGCACGAGACCAAGATGGCCGGCGTGCTCAACAACTGGCGCGGCTTTCCGCAGAACCTGTTCCTACTGCTGGTGCCGATCATGGCCTACACCGTGCTGCGGCATCCGGACTTCGCGCCGGTGGCGCAGGCGGTGCGGGACGCCCTGGGCGGCGTGGACAACGAAGCCGTCCGCAGCCAGCTGCGCACGCCGCTGGTGCTCACGCACCTGCTGCCCGTGGGTTTCATGGGCGCCTTCGCGGCGGTCATGCTCGCGGCCTTCGTGAGCACGCACGACACCTACCTGCACTCCTGGGCGAGCATCCTGGTGCAGGACGTCATCCTGCCCTTCCGCGCACGGCCCTTCACGCCGCGGCAGCACCTGCTGGCCCTGCGCCTCGCGATCCTGGGCGTGGCGCTGTTCATCTTCTGCTTCAGCCTGCTCTTCCAGCAGAGCGAGTACATCTTCCTGTTCTTCGCGATCACGGGGGCGATCTTCGCCGGCGGCTCGGGCGCGGTGATCATCGGCGGACTCTACTGGCGACGCGGCAGCACCGCGGCCGCGTGGACGGCCATGAGCGCCGGCGCGATCATCGCCGTGGGCGGCATCCTGATCCATCGCCTCGATGCCGGCCTCTTCGAGGTCGTTCGCAGCGAGTTGCCGCTGCTTCAACGCGCCGGCTGGCGAGTGCTGGGCTGGCTCTTCGCGATCAACGGCCAGCAGTACTGGGCGCTGTCGATGTTCGCGTCGACACTTCTCTACATCGCCGTGTCGCTGCTGGGACCGCGCCGCCTGCACGACCTCGACCGCACCCTCCATCGCGGCGCGCACGCCCGCGTGGACGAAACCCGCGTCGCCACGCCTGCGCCCGCCCGCGGCTGGCGCCTGCTCGGCATGGGCCGCGAGTTCACGCGCGCCGACCGCGCGATCTACCTGCTGACCTATGCGCAGACGGGCGCGTGGACGCTCATCTTCATCGGCGGCACGTTCTGGAGCCTGCGCCACCTGGACCCGGCGCCGGACTACGGCGCCGTCCCCGAGCCAGCCCGCAGCGAGCTCGTGGCCACCGAGGCGCTGCTGGCCGACAAGAACACGCCGGCCGACGCCTGGGCGCCGGCGGCCGCGCGGCTCGATTCGCTGCTCGCGGCCGCGCCCGCCAGCGACCATCCGCTGCTCCGGCAGCGCCTGGGCCTCTGCCTGCTCAAGGCCGACGAGCCCGCCGCCGCGCTCCCCCATCTTCAGCGCGCCGTGGAGCAGGACTCCACCTTCGGGCGCGCGTGGACGTCCCTTGCCGAAGCCGCCAGCGCCACCGGCGACGTGGCGCTCGCCCAGCGCGCCGCCGCTGCGGGGCTCCGCTGGCTGGATCCCACCAGCCGCGGCTGGACCCGCTACTGGCGTATCTACGTGGTCGTGCAGGTGCTGCTGGCCGTCTTCACCATCGTCTGGTTCACGGCGGGCGGCCTGCGCGACCTGCGCGCGCTCTTCCGCCGGCTGGACAGCGCCGCCCGCGACGCCCGTGACGACGGCGTCGTCCACCACTCCGGGGAGGACGCCTGATGCGTCGCCTGGCCATCCCGTTCGTCGCCCTCGTCTGCGCCTGCGCGCCGGCGCCAGCGCCGCTGCCGCCGGTGGAGCGGCTCATCGTGTTCGACGACAACGTCATCGCCTTCGTCCCCGCCGACTCCACCCGCTACGCCACCGCGTCGGTGGACACGCGCGACGCGGGCCGCGTGCTGGTGAGGCCCCACGAGTTTCCGCCGCGCCTGAGGAACGTGCCGCTGCGCATCACGGCCCACGTGGCCACGCGGCCGATCCCGCAGGACATCCAGCACGTCCACGATCCCTGGGACCGCGCGGGCAGCGTGCGGCTGCAGCCTCCGACCGGGCCCGCGGTGGAGCTGCTCAAGTTCATCACGGCCTACGGCGGGGCCACCGAGCACACGGCCGACGTGAGCTGGGCGCGACCGCTCCTCCGGGGCCACGTCGACTTCGAGGCTACAGTGGACACCTGGTCCGATCCCGGCTGGCGCCTGGACTTCACCCTCACCCTCGCACCGGACCCCGGCGCCGACGATCCCGACTGGGCGCTGCCGCTCTTCTGCGAGGACGCCATCACTCGGGTCGCCATGGATGCGGGGACCATCGACTGCCCCGTTGAGATCCCGCAGGACGTCGGCCGCGTGGAACTGCTCCTCTTCACCAGCGGACACTGCACCGACGGCCGTGGCGCCGACGAGTTCGAGACGCGCGATCACGTGGTCACGGTGGACGGCCGAGAGGTGCTTCGCCTGCGTCCCTGGCGCGACGACTGCGGCCGCTTCCGCGCCATCAACCCGTACTGCCGCCGCTGGAGCGACGGCAGCTGGTCCAGCGACTACAGCCGCAGCGGCTGGTGCCCCGGGGACCAGGTGGCGCCCCTGCGCGAGGATCTGAGCGCGGCCCTGCCCCCGGGCCCGCACGCGCTGGCCTACCGCATCGAGGGCATCCGCCCCGCCGACGCCGACGGCAACTACGGCTACTGGCGCTCCAGCGCGGTCCTCATCGGCTGGAGGCGCTGAGATGTGGCTCCGCCGCGTCGCCGACACGCCGCTGCTCACCGCGGCGGAGATCCGCTCCCGCGAGCCGCGCCTCGCCGATCCCAGCAGCGTGTTCAATCCCGGCGCGCTGCGCGCGGGCGGGCGCATCCACCTCATGCTGCGCGTGCAGAGCCGCGGGCGCGAGACCTTCCTCGTGATGGCCGCCAGCGAGGACGGCCTCCGCGTCACGGTCGCGCCGGAGCCCATCCACCTCGCGGGGCTCGACGCCCTCGGCGAGCCGGTGCACCACGTCTACGACGCGCGCCTGACCACCCTCGACGGCCTGCACCACGCCCTCGTGGCCGTGGATCTCGACGACCGCTGCGAGCTGGGCCTGCTCAGCAGCGCGGACCTTCGGGACTGGCAGTGGCGCGGGCTCGTGTCCCGCGGCGGCAATCGCAACGGGGTGCTCTTCCCCGCGCGCGTGGGCGGCCGCGCGCTGCGCCTCGACCGTCCGAATCGCGTGGCGGCCGGCGCGGCCGGCGCGGGCGACGCGATCTGGCTCAGCGAGTCGGACGATCTCCTCCACTGGCGTCCCGTAGGTCCGGTCGCCGCGGGCCGCCCGCGCTCCTGGGACGAACTGCTGGGCCCCGGGCCGCCCCCCGTGCTCACCGAGGCCGGCTGGCTCGCGCTCTATCACGGCGTGGCGACGCACCACGGGGGCGTGAACGTCTACCAGGCGGGCGCGCTGCTGCTCGACGCCGACGACCCCACGCGCGTCCTCGCCCGCACCCGCAACAACCTGCTGGAGCCGCGCCTCCCCTGGGAGCTGAGCGGCCAGGTGCCGAACGTGGTCTTCCCCTCGGGGATGGTCCTGCCCACCCACGACGGCCCTGGCCCCGCCCCCGCGGACGCGCGCGTGCTCGTCTACTACGGCGCCGCCGACACCTGCATCGGCGTGGCCGAGAGCACCGTGGGCGAACTGATTCGCGCCTGCCAGGAGGACTGATGCCCGAGCGCCCGGCGATCGTCTATCTCGTGAGCCACACGCACTGGGATCGGGAGTGGTACCTCACCGCGCACGAGTTCCAGGTGGACCTGGAGCGCGTGGTCGAGGGTGTGCTCGATCGCCTGGACGCCGGCGGCGAGTTCAAGCACTTCGCGCTGGACGGGCAGACCATCGCGCTCGAGGACTACCTGTCCGTCCGACCCGAGCACGCGCCGCGCGTGGCCGCGCTGTGCAGGGAGGGCCGCCTCGCGCTGGGTCCGTGGTACGTGCTGCCCGACGAGTTTCTCGTCAGCGGCGAGTCCATGGTGAGGAACCTGCTCATCGGCCACGCCGTGGCCGCGCCCTTCGGCGGCGCGCAGAAGGTGGGGCTCATGCCCGACTCCTTCGGCCACCTCGCGCAGATGCCCCAGCTCCTGCGCGGCGCGGGCATCGACAGCTTCATCTACACGCGCGGCAACGACGACGCCGCGGCCGCCCAGGGCCTCGAGTTCGACTGGACCGCCCCCGACGGCAGCCGCGTGCTCGCCGTGAACCAGTGCCGCGGCTACTGCAACGCGGGCGGGCTGGGCTTCCAGGAGATCTGGCACGCGCACACCCGTCGGCGCGTGGAGCCCGCGCGCGCGGTGGAGCAGGTGCGCGAGCTGTTCATTGAAATGGCACGGCACTCGCGGAGCGACGTCTGGCTGCTCAACAACGGCTGCGACCACTTCCCGGTGCAGCAGGACTTCGAAGCCGTGCTGGCGGCGCTGCGCGACGCCTTCCCCGAGATCGAGTTCCGTCACGGCAGCTACGGCGACTTCCTCGCCGCCCTGCGCTCGCGCCCCTTCACGCCGGG
Above is a genomic segment from Candidatus Latescibacterota bacterium containing:
- a CDS encoding sodium:solute symporter; its protein translation is MNMAPLDWIIVAAMLALMGTGIVASRRRMQSVADFLAAGRAAGRYLLSVANGIAGLGAITIVGLLEMNYVAGFSMSWWSLTMGVFVLLVTVTGWVTYRFRQSRCLTLAEFFERRYSKRFRIFAGLLAFGSGLVNFGIFPAVGARFFIHFCGLPAQLGPVPTFPLVMAVLLGIALTFVYTGGQVAVIVTDFVQGVFVNLVFVALVLYLFGHVHWEQILETLNMAPERASLINPFQTSQVEDFNFVYFLIGIFGLLYGTMSWQGTQAYNASGISAHETKMAGVLNNWRGFPQNLFLLLVPIMAYTVLRHPDFAPVAQAVRDALGGVDNEAVRSQLRTPLVLTHLLPVGFMGAFAAVMLAAFVSTHDTYLHSWASILVQDVILPFRARPFTPRQHLLALRLAILGVALFIFCFSLLFQQSEYIFLFFAITGAIFAGGSGAVIIGGLYWRRGSTAAAWTAMSAGAIIAVGGILIHRLDAGLFEVVRSELPLLQRAGWRVLGWLFAINGQQYWALSMFASTLLYIAVSLLGPRRLHDLDRTLHRGAHARVDETRVATPAPARGWRLLGMGREFTRADRAIYLLTYAQTGAWTLIFIGGTFWSLRHLDPAPDYGAVPEPARSELVATEALLADKNTPADAWAPAAARLDSLLAAAPASDHPLLRQRLGLCLLKADEPAAALPHLQRAVEQDSTFGRAWTSLAEAASATGDVALAQRAAAAGLRWLDPTSRGWTRYWRIYVVVQVLLAVFTIVWFTAGGLRDLRALFRRLDSAARDARDDGVVHHSGEDA
- a CDS encoding glycoside hydrolase family 130 protein, translating into MWLRRVADTPLLTAAEIRSREPRLADPSSVFNPGALRAGGRIHLMLRVQSRGRETFLVMAASEDGLRVTVAPEPIHLAGLDALGEPVHHVYDARLTTLDGLHHALVAVDLDDRCELGLLSSADLRDWQWRGLVSRGGNRNGVLFPARVGGRALRLDRPNRVAAGAAGAGDAIWLSESDDLLHWRPVGPVAAGRPRSWDELLGPGPPPVLTEAGWLALYHGVATHHGGVNVYQAGALLLDADDPTRVLARTRNNLLEPRLPWELSGQVPNVVFPSGMVLPTHDGPGPAPADARVLVYYGAADTCIGVAESTVGELIRACQED